The proteins below are encoded in one region of Paenibacillus albus:
- a CDS encoding polyphosphate polymerase domain-containing protein — MEFQGRKLRNEYKYYIHLHEYMTLRHRLTKIMNMDEYSIDGEGYGIRSLYFDGYQNHSLYDKNNGVFKRDKYRIRIYNGQDDRITLERKSKYGDYIAKEGAALSRKEYEALLVGDAQCLKDKDNLLCNEFYHAVTNRAFRPTVIVDYTREAYVYPHGNVRVTFDKRVSAGVNTIDLFDDNLALEEAISGPITVMEVKFDSYLPDFVRKVVQPDHYVRSAISKYVICRESKYKHHKE, encoded by the coding sequence ATGGAATTTCAAGGAAGAAAGCTCCGGAATGAATACAAATACTATATCCATTTACATGAATATATGACTCTACGCCATAGGCTGACTAAGATCATGAATATGGATGAGTATTCAATAGATGGAGAAGGGTACGGAATAAGAAGCCTGTACTTCGACGGCTATCAGAATCATTCGCTTTACGACAAGAACAACGGCGTATTTAAGCGAGATAAGTATCGCATTCGTATTTATAATGGACAAGATGACCGGATCACGCTTGAACGCAAAAGCAAATACGGTGATTATATTGCCAAAGAAGGAGCGGCTTTATCTCGCAAAGAATACGAGGCCTTATTAGTCGGGGATGCTCAATGCCTTAAGGATAAAGACAACCTGCTATGCAACGAATTCTACCATGCAGTCACGAATCGAGCGTTTCGTCCGACTGTTATTGTAGATTACACTCGAGAAGCGTATGTATATCCGCATGGGAATGTCCGAGTTACGTTTGATAAAAGAGTATCTGCGGGAGTTAACACGATTGATCTGTTCGACGATAATCTGGCACTAGAAGAGGCCATCTCTGGACCGATAACGGTTATGGAAGTGAAGTTCGATTCTTATCTTCCGGATTTCGTTAGAAAAGTTGTTCAGCCCGATCATTATGTACGATCTGCTATTTCTAAATACGTCATTTGTCGCGAGTCGAAGTATAAACACCATAAAGAATAG